Part of the Zingiber officinale cultivar Zhangliang chromosome 6A, Zo_v1.1, whole genome shotgun sequence genome, GGAGGGCAGAGGGTTCTCGTCTCGGCGCCACCGTCTCCGTTTGCCAGATGTGCGCCGCTACATCGCCGGGCTCAGTTGAGGGAAGCGGCGAACGGGGATGTAGCACCGGATGCGTCGAGGAGgcgaaagaggaagaggagggaggatCAGGAGATAgcgatgaggaggaagaggaggaggagatggaggaagaggatgaagagagCGAGAGTGGGAAAGAGGAGGATGACATCGACGAAGGGGACAACCAGGTGGTGCCGTGGTCCCCGACTCCACCGCCTGTTGCGAGCTCATCGAGCAGCGGCTACGAGGAAGAGGAATCCGATAGGACGGCAGGCAATTCCGGTGGCTTCTTGAAGCGGATGCGGGAAAATGCCGATCTCGTTGTCTCCCAGGCAATTGTTCACGATTTCTGCACATTCAAACTTTTGAATTCCAAAAATTAATCTCAATCTGATTTCTCTCAACGTTctatattaatttttctttttcttattttttcctTGTAATACTACTATCTCACATTAAGCTTGTCGCAGTTTCTGATTCACAAAAACGTTCATGATTCAGTCACAGGATGACGTGGGTTGCTCGTCGTCTCGCCGTGCGTCGGATCCGGTCGCGTCTGCTACGGCGGCGGCGGGCGAGATCCAATCCTTAACTCCTCCAGTCGGTTCGTTCAGGGATCGGAAGAGGGTCGCCCATTCCATCCCCTCGCCTGCACCACCCTCTGCCAACGCGACCTTGTTCGGCATTCGCGTCGGCAACGGCAATCATCGCCAAGGTGTCAGTGTCATGACACTGTCTGCCGCTCACCGATGTAAGCTTAGCATTCATCCTCAATTGAAAAATGTTTAGCAGCAATTAATTTTCAATCGATTTCATTAACAATCGGTAATTAATTGTTTATAAATTCCACTCGTTGCAGATTGATGATCAGAGGACACACTGTTAACCCGAATAGATAGTGTATTGTGTTGACGATGAGCAGACGGTGCGCTGTGATACTGATGTGTCTAATTATTCAGCATCTTTTATAGTTGTGATTTAAGCTTTCTCTGTGCAGTTGTATTAGCGGATCGGAGGTCATAAGTACTCCAATGTTCTGTTTTACAAGACACTGCAAGTAGAACAAATTTGATCAACATTTACTGAGTCTATAAACTTCAATCAAACCTTCAAATGCTTGTCTTTCTTCCTGATATATGTAATTATACTTctttttttggaaaacaaaacgtAAGTGTTATGTGGGGACGAGATGCTTGGTTTCCAGCACAACGAACGATGCGTGGCCGTGAAGGTTAATTAATTATGTGGTCCAGTGCTCCGTAGCAGGTAGGTCGGATACGTTTAATTATCTTTGCTTTTTGAAGAAGTCATATTTTAGCTGGCCCCACAACTCTCCAAGTCCGAATTGCTCTATGTGCAAAAATTTGTTaagttttaaccaaaaaaaacttTGTGAAAGTTGTTGTGTTCACGCATGCGACTCTAGTTTCTACCATCTCAAAAGTCAAACCGAAAGTGAGAGTTGACTTCAAAATGGTGTTGATTGACTGAATGGTAGTCGAGTGAGATGTAGTGACAGCCATCGTCTAGATGCATTTTTGCGTTGGTGTCGTTGCATGTTTGCTATGGACTTTTGCAACTGTCTTCTGGAACCTTCTTTTCGAAATAGTCTATATGAAAAAAATTCAAGGTAATTAGATTGGTTTGTTTTATGTTGAATCACACAATTAAGGCTATTAAAATGCTATGAATATTATTAAAT contains:
- the LOC121994446 gene encoding tau-tubulin kinase 1-like is translated as MGVNKCELCNCPARIHCESDQANLCWECDAKVHGANFLVARHSRCLLCRSCQSPTPWRAEGSRLGATVSVCQMCAATSPGSVEGSGERGCSTGCVEEAKEEEEGGSGDSDEEEEEEEMEEEDEESESGKEEDDIDEGDNQVVPWSPTPPPVASSSSSGYEEEESDRTAGNSGGFLKRMRENADLVVSQSQDDVGCSSSRRASDPVASATAAAGEIQSLTPPVGSFRDRKRVAHSIPSPAPPSANATLFGIRVGNGNHRQGVSVMTLSAAHRY